From Chloroflexota bacterium:
ACATCCCAGACGTTGAGCGCGCCAAACTCCCCTTGCTATAGTTCTCCTCTTGGTTGGAGGAGGGTCACCAGCCGCCTCTGCCGCAGGTCTCAGTGGGTGTCAGCCACTGAGACCTTTCTCATTCTGTGCCGACGTTGCCGTCGTCCGCCCGCGCCAGACTCCTTTACCCCGCGAACGCCGGGTGCTCACTGCCTGCTGTCTCGCCCGCACAACGCCGATGCCCACCACATCGCACCCGCTCGTTGCACACCGAGACCGTCAGGCGCCCACCCTGGCCCATCCCGTTCCACCCACAATATGGTGGCGCTACACCCGTCGCCCCCGCCCCACCCGTCCTGATTCGTCGTTCGTCTCAAAAAGTCCGAATTGGGACGATGCGGCGGTGCAGATAATGTACGCCCTTCGTCGTATATTAGTCAAGCCGTACTAGCCCACATGCAACACGTACCTATCCCGTAGTTGGGCTGATTTGCATCTCCGCATCTGGGGGAGTGGCCCCGCAGGCGTTGAGGCGTCGTGGCGTCTCAATTGGGCAGTCTACTGCGCCCTGCTGCGCCGGCTCCGGCGGCAGACAGGCTGCTCGCTCGTCGGTAGGATGACGGCGTCCCGATGTCGATCAGGTACTCCTGCTCGTGCAGTGGCACGCCGTACACGGGCACGCCGTCGGCGAGCAGCGCGGGCAGCTCGTCGCGCCCGAAGTCCCAGACCGCTGCATCGGGAATGCGCTCGAGCAGCGCGCGCTCAAGCACGAGCACGCCGGCGCTGGCGAGATCGCCGAACACGTCTTCCCGGGCTGGCTTCTCCACGAACCGCACCACGCGGTCGTCTCGATCCAGCGCGACGATGCCGCAGGCCGTTGGATCCGGCACGTGATAGAGGACCATCGTCATGTGGGGCGTCTCGGCACGCCGGCGCGCGGCGTGGTACTCCAGCACGCGGCCCAGGTCGAGATTGGTGTACCCGTCGCCATAGACCACGACGACCGGCCCCGTGAAGTGCGGCGCCAGCTTCCGAGCGGCGCCAGCCGTGCCCAGCAGCTCGCGTTCGTAGGAGTAGGTGACGCTGACACCGAACCGCCGGCCATCGCCCAGGAACGAGGTGATGGTCTCGGGCAGGTAGTGCAGGTTGACCGCGATGTCGTCAATCCCGTGCTGGCGCAGCCACACTACGAGATGCTCGATGAGGGGCGCGTCGCCGAAGGTCAGCATACACTTGGGACGGTCGGCGGTCAGCCCGCCGAGCCGTGTCCCCAGGCCTGCCGCGAGAATCAATGCTTGCACAGTCACTCCTCACCGACGTTCCGGGCTACGGGACTCTCTCAAGAAGCGCTGCAGGCCCGGGAACCTGAGATCGTCTCTACGCGCTCGCCCGCGACGCGCCGAACTCTTCGGTGTCCTGCCAGTTCAAGGACGACACCAGGACGCCGCGCGGCTCGAAGCAGAAATCCATCTGGCGCAGCCCGCGCGCGGTCATCGCTGAGATCACGTCGGCCTTCCGCCCCTGTCGGCAGTAGAGCAGCAGGAATCCGCCGCCGCCGGCGCCGGTGATCTTTCCACCCAGCGCGCCGTGCGCCAGGGCCGTGTCGTACAGCTCGTCGATCTGACCGGTGGTGATGCCTGAGGTCAGCGACCGCTTACGCATCCACCCCTCGTGCAGCAGCTCGCCGATGGCGTCCACGTCGCCCTGCTCCAGGAGGCCACGGCAGACCGTGGCAAGCCCACGAATCTGGTGGAGCCCCGCCAGGGCTTGCGGATCGCCGCTGGCGCTGGCGGCCTGCTGGGCGCGCAGGATCGTCGCCGAGCTGCGTGCGGTCCCCGTGAAGAAGAGCACCAGCCGCCGGCTGAGACGGTCGAGCAGGCCCGGCGGCGTCCGCACTGGCTCGACTTTCACCCCGCCCCGCTCGAACTGGATGGCGTTGAGGCCACCAAACGCCGCCGCGTACTGATCCTGCTTGCCGATGGGCGCGGACAGCTTCTCGATCTCGATCCTGCACGCCAGGTCGGCTACCTGCTGCCGGGTGAGTGGCGCATCGCGGTACATCGCCAGCACTTGCACCAGCGCGACAGCCATCGCGCTGGACGATCCAAGGCCGGTCCCTGGTGGCACTTCGGACGCCAGAAAGACCGACACGCCGTCATGCAGATCCATCTCGTGGAGCACCGCGCGCGGCAGCGAGAGATCGCCATCCCAGCACATCGGCGTCCCCCGTCCGTGCAGATAGGACGTCTGGTAGTCCGCCGACACGATCTGTGCGCTGCGAGACGCATTCGAGGCCACGCGCGCATAGACGAACTTGTCAATGGTGGTCGAGATGACCAGCCCACCATGCTCTTCGTAGTACGCAGGGAGATCTGTCCCACCGCCGGCGAGACTGATGCGGAGTGGGGCGCGAGCAATGAGCATGTGGATGCCTCCCGGTGCAGGGAAATCAAGGGAACCACCGCCGCCCTGGGCAGCGGCAGTGGTGCGATGAGGTGCGTGCTAGACGGCCTGGGCTGAGCGCCCGCGCAGGGCCATGGCCTCGGAGTACAGGCGCGCGAAGGCGTCT
This genomic window contains:
- a CDS encoding GHMP kinase, with protein sequence MLIARAPLRISLAGGGTDLPAYYEEHGGLVISTTIDKFVYARVASNASRSAQIVSADYQTSYLHGRGTPMCWDGDLSLPRAVLHEMDLHDGVSVFLASEVPPGTGLGSSSAMAVALVQVLAMYRDAPLTRQQVADLACRIEIEKLSAPIGKQDQYAAAFGGLNAIQFERGGVKVEPVRTPPGLLDRLSRRLVLFFTGTARSSATILRAQQAASASGDPQALAGLHQIRGLATVCRGLLEQGDVDAIGELLHEGWMRKRSLTSGITTGQIDELYDTALAHGALGGKITGAGGGGFLLLYCRQGRKADVISAMTARGLRQMDFCFEPRGVLVSSLNWQDTEEFGASRASA
- a CDS encoding nucleotidyltransferase family protein — translated: MQALILAAGLGTRLGGLTADRPKCMLTFGDAPLIEHLVVWLRQHGIDDIAVNLHYLPETITSFLGDGRRFGVSVTYSYERELLGTAGAARKLAPHFTGPVVVVYGDGYTNLDLGRVLEYHAARRRAETPHMTMVLYHVPDPTACGIVALDRDDRVVRFVEKPAREDVFGDLASAGVLVLERALLERIPDAAVWDFGRDELPALLADGVPVYGVPLHEQEYLIDIGTPSSYRRASSLSAAGAGAAGRSRLPN